In Pieris brassicae chromosome 12, ilPieBrab1.1, whole genome shotgun sequence, the genomic window cacatATTTACATGATATATTACAGTGTCATATGACAATTCATATGGTCTTTAACTgtcaataaaaacaactttaaaatttGACTAATAAAATTAGGTACAAAAGTTGACTAGAGTGGCTTAAGAAATAtcatcaaacaattataatctACACCTATTACtgaaaataagaatatattttacgtaTACACGTAATAGGTATACAATACTTACTATCTGATAAATTCTACAATTGGTTGACTACGTATGTACACTTTCTACCTGAGCATTATCACCTAAGAATGAGAATCCACAAACAAAACGTCATTTGGTATATGAAACTGGAATAGTTGGGTTGAGCGTCGCTTGAGAGGGCACTAGCATGGCACTCGGCCTCGTCCGCGCGAAGCTGCAACAAGGCCACGTGTCGCCCTGCCTGATCAGTGCAGGTTGCACTGTGGACAGCTCGTCTTAATTCAGAGCCAGCTTCGTTCTCTTGCAACCACCTGCGAAGCCACGCCCCAAGCCAGGCCAAACCGCACTCGCAGCGTAACGGGTTCCCAGTGAGAATTAGACCACCTAAACAGTGACAAGggtttacttatttattattcaaaccCAATTTACCTCTTCGAGATTGTGGGGTATTAAGAATTAAATCTCATTACCAAGATCCATCTGTTGATAGTTTTAGTTAATACGATTTAGGTAAAGATGAAATTTCatcatttcattaatataatgCGATAGTttcatgttaattattttaattcataatctgtgtttgttattttatatcacaAAACAATTGTTGTTTTGCAGGTATTGAAACTAATTACCATAACACCCTAATCTGCGGCcgtagttaaatattaaatttatttccagcGGATTATAATCTTCTACAACTgtacaattattgaaaaaacagatttgacttttaaattgatagtttttctatttgtatttttgcatGATAAAATGTTATCAAAGTTCAGCAATGTGTTCGTACCTGAAAGCAATTTTGTCGCTACGTGACTCCAGCTCGTAAAATTCGGGTAGAAGATAGCCGGATTAAGCCTAGCGATTTGATTGTAACTGATGTCTATGCCTAGTTGTGGTATTTGCCCGAGGTGCTTCATAAATGCAGGAGGAAGTTTTGATATTGACGTCTCcgttattttgataaatatctCTTGGCTGCTTGCGAACGGCTCGAATGCATCATCGTGAATCCTCTCCAAATTGACACCCCTTATCTCTAAATATCGTAATTTTCTCGCGTCAATTCCGTGCAGCTGCTCATTCATTGTTTTATCTTTCCAATGTATTACTAATTTATACAGTGAAGGAAGCGAGGAAGTAATGTTTGCGAGTCGGAAAGTGGAATGATTTATCGCGGACCAAGTTTGAAGATGCAGGGAGCGTAAGGAAGTTAAGGGACGGAAAGAATCTTGGTCAATGATATCAATGTATTTAAgaccatttaaatttaaatgtgataAGTCGTTCAAGCCTTTAAAGCTATTTGGCGTTATTCTTACAACGGGATTGTATGAAACATCCAATATCTTGAGATTTCTCAAATGAATCCACATCTTTGGCACTAAAGAAGTTAGTCTGTTATGGCTTATGTCTAAGTGACGAAGGTTCACTAATCGTTTAACATCAGTCTCTTTAAAACTGTTAATGTAATTAGAAGTCAAATTGAGACTCGTTAAGTTCGTTAAAGGTAGATAAGGCACCGACTTTAAACTTATGTTTGCAAGATTCAAATGCCTTAAGTTGGGAAGGTTGTGAAACAGCTCCTTAAAGTTTGCCTTTATAGAGTTGAAACTTAAGTCCAAGCGACGTAAGCTACCAAGACTGGAAAACGTGTTATCAGATAGTACCGTTAGCAGATTGCCTCCTAAGCTCAGGCTTGATAGGAATTGTGTGTTCCGAAATATGTTGCCGTCCAAATATTCTATCCTATTGCCAGTGAAATCTAGGTGTCGTAATGTAAAACCTATTTGCGACAGGGCTGTGACCGGAAACAGCGATATCTCGTTAAAACCTAAATCTAAATGCTCTATTATAGTGTTTTTGAAGATATCTCTAGGCAGCAGTCTAATATTATTGTGGTCCATTTTTAGGTATCGcagttttcttaaattataaaattgttccaCAGATAACTGTGATATTGCATTGAATGAGAGGTCTAATATTTGCAAAGACACTAAATCGGAGaatgattttcttttaattacacttatgctatttttatgtaaatctaaaatttCTAGGAAGGCGGACTGGCCGAACGCTTCGCTTACAATGTGTGTGATTTTATTATGAGATAGTATGACATGTCTTATCGTATATTCTACAGCGATAAAAAAATTTGTTGGCACCTCGTAAAAATCATTGTAAGAGccgtcaaaaatattaatagatattgGAGTATCTCCTTCTACAAATCTTATTATATTCCTGCTTACATTTACAGTAAAAGTTACGTATTCGTTGGAGACATTATGTAACGAGTTGAGATACAAATAACTTAAGTTGTTACACTGAAGTTCCAGTATCTCCAGTTTGGGTAAATTAGCGAATGTCTTTGTCTCCATCGAGTCAATTATATTGCTCGCGAGAGATAAATATCGTAAATTAGTTAAGTTTGAAAAGGTGTACTTCGTCAAATTACTGATTTTGTTGAATGATAAATCCAAATTTGTTAATTCTGGGGTACGGCtaaaactttgtttatttatagaactTAGAAAATTATAGGACATTCTTAAATTGCTAATAGTCGAAGAAACATTACTACTGTGGTCGTCTATCACTATTTCTATAATTCTATTGTaatctaaattcaaatattttagatatggATACGCTGCCAGCTCGCTTATTTTAAGGATGTGAAAATCGTTATTGTCAAACGATAACCAACTGAGATTTTCAAACCCATCGTCGACTTCGATCGGAAAGTAGCCACTGAAGAGAGTTGAAGACGACTCTAAAACGTGCAGCGAGCCCGATAAATTAGAGAACGACTGTGGATGTACATAGTACAGGTCGTTAAAGCTTAAATTGATTTCTTTCACTGGCAAGCTAAcaggaaatatattattatttatctgtgCAATCCTGTTACCTTTCAAGTTTATAGTCCCCAGGGAAGTCGACCAATCTCGGAATTCATTGGGTAGCAAATTAGATATCTTATTGTAGCTAAGGTCGAGATAACGAATCGAACCGGCCTCGAGAGCGTGGAGGGTGGAAGGCATGGAAGTTAGGAAGTTACCGGCGAGCGACAGCGTCTGAATACGAGCCGGCAATGGAGGTGCCTCCTCCAACTCATTGTAGGCTAATGATAAATGACGCAGTCGCAAAACCTGTGCTAGACTGTCCGGCAAATAGGACAATTTGTTGTGCTCTATTTCTAAATGCTCCAGCGAGTTCTTCAACGATATAAATAAGTCTCGAGATATCGACGTCAGTTTATTATAGGAAATTGACAAACGCTCTATTCGATTGTTCAGAAATACCGACTTTGGTATCGTGATCAAATCGTTCAAGTCTAAAATTATCTGTCTGATTTGAATTTCTCGAAATAGGTAGATTTCTATGTCATcctttaatttgttattactCAAATCTAACTTTTCTAaccgttttgttttgttgtgtaGACAAGTGCCATTCGAgtgaaatgtaattaaattatgacgGAGGTGTAATATTTGTAGTCTAGGgagattaaatattaagtcaCAGGAGAGGCCGTAAAGGAAGTTATTCGATAACTTTAGGACCGTTAGGGACTGGGGCAAGGAATCATAACTGATACTGCGTAAATAATTGCCCTCCAAGTCTAACTGCAACAGGTGAGTTAGAGTGGAGAGAGCTTGGGCTTTCAAATGAGATATTTGATTATTGCTCAATGATAAACTAGTTAGTGTATCTTCTAAGTAGTGCCATCTCACTTCTGGTCCGATATGTGATATTAAATTGCTGAAATAAAAGTGTTTAAAGTTAAAGACCCGTTTGTActgataatacaaaaaaaacttacaagtGACTAGAGGTTGTTGACTAAGTTAATTACGACGATCTTTGAGACTGCAGTAAGGGTACAAGTTGGATTAGTTTACTGATATTTAAAGCTGTATGCTTTTGAAAGATAATTCTTATCtctaagaataatattaaattaataaaatattaatacaattatttcaaagtaacaTAAAGTGGGTGATATATtattactgaaaaatatttaatgtttcagTAATATGTAGttatgaaaatgtaatttatacgCACTTTTGCAAgtttaaccaattcaaaaCTCGCAAATCATTTAGACCTTGTTCCGGTATTTCTGTAAATTCGTTGTAACCAAGGTCTAAAGACGCCAAGGAACTTGCCATTGagctgaaaaaaaatacatcaaattaaaaaaaaaaactttatacatattaaaaagttaaagtaaGATAAATGGGCAGTCTACCCTTTTAACTGTATATTGAAATCCTAAAGATACTCAATAAAATTGTCGCGGCGCGGGAAGGTGcattatctgtatttaaataggggctattaatgtttttcctttatataaagatatatatatataaaattctagtgtcacaatgtttgttcccaaactcctccaaaacggctcgaccgatgcataggattttttaatgcatattcagtaagtctgagaatcggctactatctatctttccaccccaaaattttatttttttatgatacagcatacaatatttttgtatatatacatacatacaacccattattgtataataccCCTCTATGATCAActcctatttttattatagtagatgggttatttttattgaagtaaaaaaaaaatttcctggaaataatatacatagcaaaacgaggtttgccgggtcagctagtaaagatataaaatcaAGAGTTGACCCGTGACATTAAAGCACTCGAAACATAGGGACAAAGActtgtatataaatgttagTCGCTGAAAACTAGTAATACTTTACcttatgttaatataaaatttacggaaatataaaacaaaagtttaccTTAACGCATGAGCTTCGATGTAGTGTAGTTTATTCGCTACTAAAACTAATGTTTGTAAATGTAATCCATCTAGTGCACTTTCAGTAATGATTTCTAAATTTGACATACTTATATCTAGGTGTTGAAGCTCTATCCGAGGCcattctgaaaaataaaaaattctcaaTACAGAGAAgtcaataaagtaaaaaattatatttatatgtttgcaaaaattatttgtatatatctttaattttttcgcaaaTGGAACCTGTGACCACAGAGTAGACACAGTAAATCACTCGCCGGAGGTCAGTAAATACagagttaaattaaaaaaatagttgtgTTTCATTTAGCTTTTGTTATTTGATATTCGccaaagaataaaataataatttatgttctttaaaattatatacatatacgtatataataggattaagttttattttccaagaagtaaaaaggttttatatttttttattattagctaAAAGTAACCTAAAATACAATGGCTACTTAACTATTTGAATGATCTTATAGTATCAACCCTAGTTAAGTCTTGAATAGGGAATTGCTTTTATCGGCCAATTCAGCTATTTTTAGATATACTTCGAGCTTAAAGCCGGCAGAAGTTCTTTacgattttgtaataaaatagaaaatacatattCCGTTTCTTAGTATCTTATTTTTACAAAGTTTTATACATTAGCAAATTGGTTTTGcatataatttgtttgttatatgcATTTtgttgtagaaaaaaaaattcccacctagttatcaaataaataaacgaatttttattgaactttattaatcgattttaagttatttgattttcaataaaaaatgtaaagtgTAATGGCATCAAGGTTAAATCCTTAGTGGTTGTCTGGTGTCTTTGTACCTAACGTTTAAGCAATtcatgaaaaaattatatgtacctTGGAATACCTGAAAGAGGTCACTAATTAGCCTCACTAAAatgcgtaattaatttaattacatatacatatcaCGCatgaattacttttaattaaaacctttCATTCTGGCTATCCATTAAATACTCTTTTTTGAAGCATTATTTTACGTAACACTTTAGTTATATCGGATTTTAAGTGAACCAATTGTAACATAGTTTTTAACAGACATGTTTACGTCTACATATAACCCATGTAAGTCGGGCCATTAATAGCGTTACTAATTTAAAGGAGAATATTTTCTTCGAGCAAAGAAATTAATGTCAGTTGTATTTTGTTGAACGAAAGGCCAGTTCTTTATCACTACTTTGGGCTCTGCTGTAAAGCCTAGGTCATCAAACACAACGTTT contains:
- the LOC123717568 gene encoding chaoptin-like is translated as MVLSDGSGRHALRLAALAACIVVGALAPERLEPCSASPLCSCRTAHMSCTAVPLHRFPEWPRIELQHLDISMSNLEIITESALDGLHLQTLVLVANKLHYIEAHALSSMASSLASLDLGYNEFTEIPEQGLNDLRVLNWLNLQNNLISHIGPEVRWHYLEDTLTSLSLSNNQISHLKAQALSTLTHLLQLDLEGNYLRSISYDSLPQSLTVLKLSNNFLYGLSCDLIFNLPRLQILHLRHNLITFHSNGTCLHNKTKRLEKLDLSNNKLKDDIEIYLFREIQIRQIILDLNDLITIPKSVFLNNRIERLSISYNKLTSISRDLFISLKNSLEHLEIEHNKLSYLPDSLAQVLRLRHLSLAYNELEEAPPLPARIQTLSLAGNFLTSMPSTLHALEAGSIRYLDLSYNKISNLLPNEFRDWSTSLGTINLKGNRIAQINNNIFPVSLPVKEINLSFNDLYYVHPQSFSNLSGSLHVLESSSTLFSGYFPIEVDDGFENLSWLSFDNNDFHILKISELAAYPYLKYLNLDYNRIIEIVIDDHSSNVSSTISNLRMSYNFLSSINKQSFSRTPELTNLDLSFNKISNLTKYTFSNLTNLRYLSLASNIIDSMETKTFANLPKLEILELQCNNLSYLYLNSLHNVSNEYVTFTVNVSRNIIRFVEGDTPISINIFDGSYNDFYEVPTNFFIAVEYTIRHVILSHNKITHIVSEAFGQSAFLEILDLHKNSISVIKRKSFSDLVSLQILDLSFNAISQLSVEQFYNLRKLRYLKMDHNNIRLLPRDIFKNTIIEHLDLGFNEISLFPVTALSQIGFTLRHLDFTGNRIEYLDGNIFRNTQFLSSLSLGGNLLTVLSDNTFSSLGSLRRLDLSFNSIKANFKELFHNLPNLRHLNLANISLKSVPYLPLTNLTSLNLTSNYINSFKETDVKRLVNLRHLDISHNRLTSLVPKMWIHLRNLKILDVSYNPVVRITPNSFKGLNDLSHLNLNGLKYIDIIDQDSFRPLTSLRSLHLQTWSAINHSTFRLANITSSLPSLYKLVIHWKDKTMNEQLHGIDARKLRYLEIRGVNLERIHDDAFEPFASSQEIFIKITETSISKLPPAFMKHLGQIPQLGIDISYNQIARLNPAIFYPNFTSWSHVATKLLSGGLILTGNPLRCECGLAWLGAWLRRWLQENEAGSELRRAVHSATCTDQAGRHVALLQLRADEAECHASALSSDAQPNYSSFIYQMTFCLWILILR